The sequence TCTGGACAAACGCGGAGAAGTGGTCAAGGCGCATCCGGATTTCCGGCTCGTAGTTTCCTACAACCCCGGTTATCAGAGTGTCGCCAAGGACCTCAAACCTTCGACATCCCAGCGTTTCGGGGCGATTGCTTTCGATTTCCCTCCACCGGCAATCGAGGCCGACATCGTCGCATATGAGAGCGGGGTCTCCCCTGACATCGCCGAGCGGCTTGTGGCGGTGGCTACGCAATCACGCATGCTGCGCGGCAGGGGTCTCGACGAAGGCATGAGCACGCGCATGCTCATCCATGCCGGCGCGCTCATTGCCGAGGGGATATCGACACACGATGCCTGCGCGCTCGCAATGACCGTTCCTCTTTCGGACGACATCGACCTTCAGGCGGCCCTGCGGGGCTTCGTGGAGTCCCAGTTCGGTCTCTGGCCATGATATCGACACCGCAGGCCGGAGCCCTTCAAGGTCCCTTGCTGTCGCGACGCATGGCGGCATTGCGTGCGGTCGATGCCGCGGCCCACGAGGTCGTGCTGACAGCGCTGCCAAGGCTGACAGCCTATTGCGGGCATGAAGCGGCGTTGGCCGAGGCCGTCGACTTGACTGCACAGATCGCGACCGAGGCACCCGATGCCGCGCGGGTTTTTGCTGAACGGCTTTATGGCCAGCCGGAAATGATGGCCGATGCCGCCGGTGTTCGCAGATGGACCTTGCATGGCCTGCAACGCCATCGCAACGACGCCGCGCACCGGATCGATTATTTCCGCCGCAATGACCCTCGCCCTTTCTTCGATCAAAGAGCCAGAAATGACTCTGACTATCTCATGGAACATCGCGGTGGATTGATCCACTACCTCGCGGGATTCGGCATCGCACAACAGAGCGTCGATCTCCACGAACCGCAAGATGAGCGCGAACCCGCGCAAGCCCCGACGGCCGACAAGGAGATGATCCGTCTCCCGCGGCGCCTCGACGTGACAGAGACGGGGCAACGCGATCTCCTAGCCCGCGCCATGCTCGCACATATCGCCGCGCATCTGCGCCATTCACCACTGGCGCGAATGGCGGGCAACCGGCGCCCGATGCTGCTGGCCATGATTGCCCTGATCGAGGATGCGCGCGTCGAACGTCTCATGGCGCAGGAATATCCGGGATTACATGCTGTGTGGTCTTCTTTTTTTACGGCCAGCAAAGAAGCGTCCGGTCATGATCTCGCCGGATTGATGGCCCGACTGGCGCGAGCACTTCACGATCCGACCTACTCCGACACCAATACCTGGGTGCGCAAGGGGCGCGAACTTTTCGAAGAGGCAGCAGCGCGCGATCTCCGCGATGTTGACGCCTTCGATTACGCCGCACGGCAGCTTTCCATCGATATCGGCAGGATGCACCTGTCAT is a genomic window of Ancylobacter sp. IITR112 containing:
- a CDS encoding CbbQ/NirQ/NorQ/GpvN family protein: MNDDILPLLIEDEPYYRSTGNEVELFSAAMTRALPMMLKGPTGCGKTRFVEHMAWRLKRPLVTMACNEDMTASDLLGRWLLDAQGTVWHDGPLTTAVRHGAICYLDEVVEARQDTTVVIHPLTDNRRILHLDKRGEVVKAHPDFRLVVSYNPGYQSVAKDLKPSTSQRFGAIAFDFPPPAIEADIVAYESGVSPDIAERLVAVATQSRMLRGRGLDEGMSTRMLIHAGALIAEGISTHDACALAMTVPLSDDIDLQAALRGFVESQFGLWP